TCCCCAGGTGATCAGGGGCTGGATTTGATTGTTCTGGACAATAGCAGAGGTTATTGAGTCAAAGTCAACCCATGGGATGCAGGAGAAGTTTGCAATGTTTTCGCTGTCGCGCTTGAACATGTCCAGTGTAAAACCCTCGTTTTTTCCGCTCAGGATTTCTCTTGAGAGATCCTTTACATAGTCATGCCATTCACCGATGTCATCAAATTCCTGCGGGATCTTTACACGCATCTCACGATAAATCTCATTGTCCTCATCCATAATCGGTGTGGTTGCCTCAAGGTAATCGAATTCATAGACCCTTCCGTCAATTATTCGTCTTTTCATCTCGGGAACTTCATTTACCGCATTCATCATGCATCCAAGACACATCACAAAGAATGATTTGTCGTTTTCATGGCAGTAGTTCCACAGTTTCTCCACATTTACCCTTGCTGACATTGAATATCTTGAAGACAAAAAATTGACAAAAGGATTGTTTTTTAAATCAAATTCTATTTCCCTCATATATTTAACCTTAATCTTTTTATATTATTTTTTAATATATATTATATTGTATAAATCATATATGGTTTTGTTAAAATGAAAGTAGTAATCGTTGGTGGAGGAGCTGGAGGAATTTCAACAGCTTCAAATATTCGTAAACTAGATAAAGACATAGAAATC
This region of uncultured Methanobrevibacter sp. genomic DNA includes:
- a CDS encoding CatA-like O-acetyltransferase codes for the protein MREIEFDLKNNPFVNFLSSRYSMSARVNVEKLWNYCHENDKSFFVMCLGCMMNAVNEVPEMKRRIIDGRVYEFDYLEATTPIMDEDNEIYREMRVKIPQEFDDIGEWHDYVKDLSREILSGKNEGFTLDMFKRDSENIANFSCIPWVDFDSITSAIVQNNQIQPLITWGKVDENYEMTVSITVNHIFVNGRELGYFYENIQKEFNSFNK